A DNA window from Nitrospira sp. contains the following coding sequences:
- a CDS encoding hypothetical protein (Evidence 4 : Unknown function but conserved in other organisms; MaGe:77311053), protein MAFGADETNDMMSNIAESMWRQPHWIAVFAGLSLWSVQGLSFSAPAYAHESEAHPVSAASSGATHSLLRPVRSVDPTSSDVKEEGAPVLNSESGQKPFKRKKAKVVDKNPVTVPQRASAMASTVPAQTTGEAIEQERSGGMKPAGFFSSGSAAMAGTSMTGMGTTSTIMAAAASSPQAALAAVAPSALLSSVVGGPSTPSNKNIQRLSAGIPGLTRIIATPLPPETIAMPAPPLDPPASGLPAAPANWFGYHVLSRLSFGGTPNQLNAVSHMTAAQARDWATRYMKEQLGLDPAQPWPTNLHSTSSLPIATPIVDTDTDLRLMTAQGRWKKDDLEPTVLKPDLHQVQDHDLIRKLYSRRQLLEKMAYFWDNHFNTDFRSHFRGQYEVYENEAFRALAYGRFVDLLIASGKSPAMMVYLNTDVSKKENPNENYAREVLELHTLGVDEHGHPAGYTQTDINEAAKAFTGWTVPAGSAPGFRFVAWRHSPGAKTVLGQPVAFDGSGPTEGERVLQIAASHPSTARHLAKKLCEYFVSETPSSALVTEVASVFSDSGGDIRKVLIAIVTSSDFNNVANYRSLVKTPLEYAVGLYRNLGVWSSHDPIRRRLTAAGQGLFEMPPPTGYKENSEHWLNTYVLFHETAMAYEATMSGFGSTIRFGSDTSGGLIRLWLKGLGLRTEAEVLGFLLNLTNDRVATATEYQIYLTTLRSGGGTFNLDNPSTEAALDRTLASMLANPRYLYQ, encoded by the coding sequence ATGGCGTTTGGTGCGGATGAGACAAACGATATGATGTCGAACATTGCTGAATCGATGTGGCGGCAACCTCATTGGATTGCTGTCTTTGCAGGTCTTTCTCTCTGGTCTGTGCAGGGGCTCTCTTTCTCAGCTCCCGCCTACGCGCATGAGAGCGAGGCGCATCCGGTTTCAGCCGCTTCTTCTGGAGCGACACACTCGCTGCTCAGACCTGTTCGATCGGTCGATCCGACCTCGTCCGATGTAAAAGAAGAGGGGGCACCTGTATTAAACTCTGAGTCTGGCCAGAAACCTTTCAAGAGGAAAAAAGCTAAAGTTGTCGATAAAAATCCAGTTACTGTGCCTCAGCGCGCATCGGCAATGGCGTCTACAGTGCCGGCACAAACTACGGGAGAAGCGATTGAGCAAGAACGTTCTGGTGGGATGAAGCCAGCTGGTTTCTTTTCATCCGGATCGGCTGCGATGGCTGGAACCAGCATGACAGGTATGGGGACAACCTCGACCATAATGGCTGCTGCCGCATCAAGCCCTCAAGCTGCGCTAGCGGCGGTTGCTCCAAGTGCGTTGCTCAGCTCTGTAGTCGGAGGACCCTCAACACCATCTAATAAGAATATTCAGCGACTGTCCGCCGGAATTCCAGGACTCACGCGTATCATTGCTACACCGCTTCCTCCTGAGACGATTGCCATGCCGGCTCCTCCGCTCGATCCTCCAGCCTCGGGGCTTCCAGCCGCGCCGGCAAACTGGTTTGGCTATCACGTCTTGAGCCGCCTGAGTTTTGGTGGCACGCCTAATCAACTCAATGCGGTGTCTCATATGACCGCGGCTCAAGCGAGGGATTGGGCTACTCGATATATGAAGGAGCAACTTGGCCTTGATCCGGCACAGCCCTGGCCGACGAACCTCCATTCGACGTCCTCGTTGCCTATCGCGACGCCGATTGTGGATACGGATACAGATTTGCGCCTGATGACTGCTCAAGGCCGCTGGAAGAAAGACGATCTTGAGCCGACTGTCTTGAAGCCGGATCTTCACCAAGTGCAGGACCATGATCTCATTCGGAAGCTGTATAGCCGCCGTCAGTTGCTCGAGAAGATGGCCTATTTTTGGGACAACCATTTCAACACTGATTTTCGGTCGCATTTTCGCGGCCAATACGAAGTTTACGAGAATGAGGCGTTCCGGGCTCTGGCCTATGGACGGTTTGTGGACTTGTTGATTGCGAGCGGGAAGAGTCCGGCCATGATGGTGTATCTGAATACCGATGTGAGTAAGAAAGAAAATCCGAATGAGAACTATGCGCGTGAGGTCTTGGAGCTTCATACCCTTGGGGTGGATGAACACGGCCATCCAGCTGGGTATACGCAAACGGATATCAACGAGGCCGCCAAGGCATTTACCGGCTGGACGGTGCCGGCGGGCTCGGCGCCAGGTTTTCGATTCGTGGCGTGGCGGCATAGCCCAGGAGCGAAAACAGTCTTAGGGCAGCCAGTCGCATTTGACGGGAGCGGGCCAACTGAAGGGGAGCGAGTATTGCAAATTGCCGCCAGCCATCCTTCGACGGCTCGGCATTTGGCGAAAAAACTCTGTGAGTACTTTGTGAGTGAAACGCCGTCTTCAGCGCTGGTCACGGAAGTGGCGTCGGTATTTAGCGATTCAGGCGGTGATATACGAAAAGTGCTGATTGCCATTGTCACGTCGTCTGATTTCAACAATGTGGCGAACTATCGAAGTTTGGTCAAGACGCCGTTGGAGTATGCCGTCGGGCTTTATCGAAACCTTGGGGTCTGGTCATCACATGATCCTATCCGTCGGCGGCTGACGGCGGCCGGGCAGGGATTGTTCGAAATGCCTCCACCGACCGGATATAAAGAAAATTCCGAGCATTGGCTGAACACCTATGTCTTGTTTCACGAAACGGCGATGGCGTACGAAGCCACCATGTCAGGGTTCGGCTCGACCATCCGATTTGGATCGGATACGAGCGGCGGGCTGATTCGTCTGTGGCTAAAGGGCCTTGGTTTGAGGACGGAGGCAGAGGTCTTGGGATTTCTCCTGAACCTCACGAATGACCGAGTGGCCACGGCCACCGAGTATCAAATTTATCTGACGACGTTGCGCAGTGGCGGCGGAACCTTCAATTTGGACAACCCCAGCACCGAAGCGGCGCTCGACCGGACGCTGGCGAGCATGCTTGCAAATCCGCGCTATCTCTATCAATAG
- a CDS encoding hypothetical protein (Evidence 4 : Unknown function but conserved in other organisms; MaGe:77311054) translates to MGHCHCCSSAFQQVSRRTVLKRAVGLAATALAANMFSLEMLFKSRAHAADNAGKTLVVVFQRGGNDGLNTIVPYSDPQYYVLRPRSTSGGIGILPPGSGDGSGLDLAGTGFAMHPSILPLHGLYTSNRLAILPAAGFAGNTLSHFTDQDTIEHGFPEQRDGWLNRYLAAVPAAGISTIRAAAIGDDVAKSLRGTVVVPSLTDVASFSFARLGSSKAALEANLRAMYAQDPASSTTNPARSAVHALGPEFMNRVAAIEGIGAAAPQNGATYPNSTFGREMRDLAHIIRSGLGLEVATVDISGWDTHDDQGAGGAAANRQAGRLADFAGGIRAFVDDLGPLMNNVVVMTCTEFGRTARQNASGGTDHGKASAWFLVGGSVRGGVYEGAAGWPSSLIDTNLDEGRYIRPTVEFRDIFADVLVRHFGASASDLSAVLPGHVHTPAGLFV, encoded by the coding sequence ATGGGCCACTGTCATTGCTGCTCGTCGGCGTTTCAACAGGTCTCGCGTCGGACGGTCTTGAAGCGAGCTGTGGGATTGGCTGCCACCGCATTGGCTGCCAACATGTTTTCTTTAGAGATGCTGTTCAAGAGCCGGGCGCATGCCGCGGACAATGCGGGCAAAACGTTAGTGGTTGTCTTTCAACGCGGTGGCAATGACGGCTTGAATACCATCGTGCCCTATTCGGATCCGCAGTACTATGTTCTGCGTCCTCGATCGACCAGCGGCGGCATCGGCATTCTGCCGCCGGGGTCCGGCGACGGGTCGGGGCTTGATTTGGCAGGGACAGGGTTTGCGATGCATCCGTCTATCCTTCCCTTGCACGGGCTCTATACCAGCAATCGGCTAGCGATCTTGCCGGCGGCAGGGTTTGCGGGAAATACGCTATCGCATTTTACGGACCAGGACACCATTGAACATGGCTTCCCAGAGCAACGGGACGGTTGGTTGAATCGATATCTAGCGGCAGTGCCGGCCGCAGGGATTTCCACGATTCGAGCCGCTGCGATCGGCGATGATGTCGCAAAGTCTTTGCGCGGGACGGTGGTAGTTCCTTCACTGACTGACGTGGCGTCGTTCAGTTTTGCCCGCCTTGGGTCGTCCAAAGCTGCCTTGGAAGCGAATCTCCGTGCCATGTATGCGCAAGATCCGGCATCGAGTACTACGAACCCGGCTCGGTCAGCGGTGCATGCATTGGGGCCAGAATTCATGAACCGGGTCGCTGCCATCGAGGGAATCGGCGCCGCGGCTCCGCAAAACGGTGCTACGTATCCCAACAGCACGTTCGGACGTGAAATGCGGGATCTGGCCCATATCATTCGTTCGGGCCTTGGGCTTGAGGTGGCCACTGTGGATATCAGCGGGTGGGATACGCATGACGATCAAGGGGCGGGTGGCGCGGCAGCCAATCGCCAAGCCGGACGGCTTGCGGATTTTGCCGGAGGCATCCGGGCCTTTGTCGATGATCTGGGGCCACTGATGAATAATGTGGTGGTGATGACCTGCACAGAATTCGGTCGCACGGCCAGGCAAAATGCGAGTGGAGGAACGGACCATGGAAAGGCCTCGGCCTGGTTTTTGGTCGGTGGATCTGTGAGGGGTGGGGTCTATGAGGGCGCTGCAGGCTGGCCCAGCTCATTAATAGATACGAATCTCGACGAAGGACGGTACATCAGGCCGACGGTCGAGTTCAGGGATATTTTTGCTGATGTGCTCGTCAGGCATTTTGGCGCGAGTGCCTCGGATCTCAGCGCTGTCTTGCCTGGTCATGTTCATACGCCTGCCGGGCTGTTTGTATAG
- a CDS encoding Formylglycine-generating enzyme family protein (MaGe:77311055), whose translation MASLLRGILHTLLIASAILPSVGAGPAIDMALIPAGEYRMGAAEGSGGLADERPERLVFLHAFFLDRFEVTNQDYAAFVQSTGHRPPENNNPASTIWNGATYPPTIATHPVVNVSWDDAVAYCRWSGKRLPTEAEWEKAARGTDGRRYPWGNDWNWDNANSASYWAERTVEFQSGAEWEDFWIKGDGARLAKENGIKGEVLTLPVGSFLDGTSPYGIHDLAGNAAEWVQDWYDPNYYRSAPLNDPIGPERGAIKSMRGGSWLKPAISLRTSDRDWGIMDSRPSGTGFRCAKDSF comes from the coding sequence ATGGCATCGCTGCTGAGAGGCATTCTCCACACGCTCCTGATCGCCAGCGCAATTCTTCCATCAGTTGGAGCCGGGCCTGCCATCGATATGGCATTGATCCCCGCCGGTGAATATCGCATGGGCGCCGCGGAAGGCAGCGGTGGCCTGGCCGACGAACGACCCGAGCGGCTGGTCTTCCTTCACGCCTTCTTCCTCGATCGATTCGAAGTGACCAATCAGGACTATGCCGCCTTCGTCCAATCGACCGGCCACCGGCCGCCGGAAAATAATAATCCAGCCTCGACAATCTGGAATGGCGCCACCTATCCACCCACCATCGCCACACATCCCGTGGTGAATGTAAGCTGGGACGATGCCGTGGCCTATTGCCGGTGGTCCGGCAAGCGCCTGCCCACCGAAGCCGAATGGGAAAAAGCCGCGCGAGGAACCGACGGACGCCGCTACCCCTGGGGCAATGACTGGAATTGGGACAACGCCAACAGTGCCAGCTATTGGGCCGAGCGAACGGTTGAGTTTCAAAGCGGCGCCGAGTGGGAGGACTTCTGGATCAAAGGCGACGGCGCCAGGCTGGCCAAGGAGAACGGCATCAAGGGAGAAGTGCTGACCCTACCCGTAGGAAGCTTCCTTGACGGAACCAGCCCATACGGTATCCATGACCTCGCCGGGAACGCCGCCGAATGGGTGCAGGATTGGTATGATCCGAACTACTACCGATCGGCTCCACTCAACGACCCGATCGGGCCTGAGCGAGGCGCTATTAAATCCATGCGAGGCGGATCCTGGCTGAAGCCTGCAATTAGTTTACGGACCAGCGATCGAGACTGGGGAATCATGGACAGCCGCCCGAGCGGCACTGGGTTTCGCTGTGCGAAAGATAGCTTCTGA
- a CDS encoding hypothetical protein (Evidence 4 : Unknown function but conserved in other organisms; MaGe:77311056), protein MAARLTHARFLDALLKVMDGKHHWAWDHFATGRLTKEQLKIHFQQEYFVYVRDFPVFLARIHGHNPPPSVRRMLAENIYEEDTGGLSLGKSHPELFLTMMEGLGFSAKDFERVRPLPASRAYRAWLDRVSTQPTWVLGAAALTVFVEGSVKDRKELQEPSKPKTAEEIETTIKNHPLVRYHGNSPDCMDLIRAHQLVESGHRHDAYDMVTQHAPSATTQQAILGAVKRSLRLWLTYRDAVAKACGIKKP, encoded by the coding sequence ATGGCCGCACGACTGACACACGCCCGCTTCCTCGACGCATTGCTCAAAGTCATGGATGGCAAACACCATTGGGCCTGGGATCACTTCGCCACCGGACGATTGACCAAAGAACAGCTTAAGATTCATTTCCAGCAAGAATACTTCGTGTACGTCCGCGACTTTCCCGTCTTTCTTGCCAGGATTCATGGACACAACCCACCGCCGTCCGTTCGCCGCATGCTGGCGGAAAACATCTATGAAGAAGATACCGGAGGCCTCTCGCTCGGCAAATCTCATCCGGAACTCTTTCTCACAATGATGGAAGGACTAGGGTTCTCCGCGAAAGATTTCGAACGGGTCCGCCCCTTGCCCGCAAGCCGGGCCTATCGCGCATGGTTAGATCGAGTCTCCACGCAACCGACCTGGGTTTTAGGCGCCGCAGCCCTGACTGTTTTTGTGGAAGGCAGCGTCAAAGACCGGAAAGAACTACAGGAGCCCTCCAAGCCGAAGACGGCAGAGGAAATCGAGACAACCATCAAGAACCATCCTCTCGTCCGTTATCACGGCAACTCCCCAGACTGCATGGATCTCATTCGGGCCCATCAGCTCGTCGAATCAGGCCATCGCCATGATGCGTACGACATGGTCACTCAACATGCTCCATCCGCAACGACGCAACAGGCGATTCTTGGCGCTGTCAAACGCAGCCTGCGGCTCTGGCTGACCTATCGCGATGCCGTCGCCAAGGCCTGCGGTATCAAGAAGCCATAA
- a CDS encoding Betahelix domain-containing protein (MaGe:77311057), giving the protein MQADHRSSTNWIFFQHCLYNGLGSHRDQSEACAHSSSIPVKHLCTLVTSDHPETQPTKQTPGHRMIRSWLILLTTWICTISTPLMSHASVTFYVSPTGNDRNPGTETAPFQSIARAQTAVRPLTASMTSDITVILRGGVYQLADTVQFDHRDSGMNGFQVIYQSHPRERAALSGGRQITGWATTQNGLFRANAGPNRFRQLYVNGVRATRARTPNAPDFLRLLRWDEGTRRIAIAPNSIASWANLPSVEMVILKQWTQDTLRVESFFERQHELFVQPHEPDRTKAFLGHLYLRLEAQSYFFENALDFLDSPGEWYLHSPTEDVFYLPRETENLSQATVIAPHLEQLLDVRGTAGKPVHHLAFIGLTFEYAGWMEPTEEGFVVSQADAIYRGTPISSGRVGTAINFTHVHHLRFERNMIQHHGGTGVAFHTGIIDAQVVGNRFRDLSGSGIVVDSLLDTHPLDPRLVCQDILIENNLITDIGLDYRSSVGIFAGFVSNTRIQHNDIHNTPYTGISVGWGWTNADTALGQNRIIGNRISRAMTTMADGAGIYTLSKQPGTIIQDNYIFDLLRSPWAGNAPISAIYLDEGSTGITITNNALERVPLGIFFHRASENTIVNTAGPYEERNGSRDNIFHLEPSHSLDDVRLRAGLEPSFKDLYARD; this is encoded by the coding sequence ATGCAGGCCGACCATAGATCTTCTACTAATTGGATATTCTTCCAGCATTGTTTATACAATGGCCTCGGATCTCACCGCGACCAGAGCGAAGCCTGTGCACACAGCTCTTCTATTCCGGTGAAACATCTATGTACCTTGGTAACAAGTGACCATCCAGAAACGCAGCCAACCAAGCAGACCCCTGGGCATCGCATGATCCGCTCTTGGCTCATACTACTGACAACGTGGATATGCACGATATCCACCCCACTCATGTCCCACGCCTCAGTTACTTTCTATGTCTCACCGACCGGCAATGACAGAAATCCAGGAACCGAAACTGCCCCGTTTCAATCCATCGCACGCGCACAAACTGCCGTACGCCCCCTCACCGCCTCGATGACCAGTGATATCACAGTCATCCTGAGAGGCGGCGTATACCAGCTTGCTGACACAGTACAATTTGACCATCGCGACTCAGGAATGAACGGTTTTCAGGTTATCTACCAGTCTCACCCCAGAGAGCGTGCTGCCCTAAGCGGCGGACGCCAAATTACTGGTTGGGCCACGACACAGAATGGACTCTTTCGGGCCAACGCCGGGCCCAACCGATTTCGGCAACTCTATGTAAACGGCGTGCGCGCCACAAGGGCTCGTACGCCGAATGCGCCGGACTTTCTCCGATTGCTTCGATGGGACGAAGGCACCCGACGAATTGCCATTGCTCCAAACTCTATCGCTTCATGGGCTAATCTCCCGTCAGTTGAAATGGTCATTCTCAAACAATGGACACAAGATACTCTTCGCGTGGAATCTTTCTTTGAACGACAACATGAACTCTTCGTCCAACCTCACGAGCCTGACCGGACCAAGGCTTTCCTTGGGCACCTCTACCTCCGTCTCGAGGCACAAAGTTATTTCTTCGAGAACGCTCTTGATTTTCTCGACTCCCCAGGCGAATGGTATTTGCACTCCCCCACGGAAGACGTCTTCTACCTGCCGCGTGAAACCGAGAATCTATCCCAAGCAACCGTCATCGCCCCACACCTAGAACAGCTCCTCGACGTGCGCGGGACGGCGGGAAAGCCCGTCCATCATCTGGCCTTCATAGGGCTCACGTTTGAATATGCCGGCTGGATGGAACCAACTGAGGAAGGCTTTGTTGTGAGCCAGGCCGATGCGATTTACCGGGGAACACCCATCTCATCAGGACGAGTCGGAACCGCAATCAACTTTACACATGTCCATCATCTCCGATTTGAGCGGAACATGATTCAGCATCATGGCGGAACAGGCGTGGCTTTTCACACTGGAATCATCGATGCTCAGGTGGTTGGCAACCGGTTCAGGGATCTGTCTGGAAGTGGGATCGTCGTTGACAGTCTCTTGGACACTCACCCCCTCGATCCTCGACTTGTCTGCCAGGATATTCTCATCGAGAACAACCTGATTACAGACATAGGACTCGATTACCGCTCCAGCGTTGGGATCTTTGCTGGCTTCGTCTCCAATACCCGCATACAACACAACGATATCCATAACACCCCCTACACTGGAATCAGCGTTGGGTGGGGCTGGACGAATGCGGATACCGCGCTCGGTCAAAACCGCATCATCGGAAATCGCATCTCCCGAGCCATGACCACCATGGCCGACGGCGCCGGAATTTATACCTTGTCAAAGCAGCCTGGCACCATTATTCAAGACAACTACATATTCGATCTCCTTCGATCACCTTGGGCTGGAAATGCGCCGATCTCGGCAATCTACCTCGATGAGGGAAGCACCGGGATTACAATTACAAACAATGCTCTCGAACGTGTGCCTCTAGGCATCTTTTTCCATCGCGCTTCAGAGAATACCATCGTGAATACCGCAGGACCCTATGAAGAGCGTAATGGATCGCGAGATAATATCTTTCATCTCGAACCAAGCCACTCACTCGATGACGTCAGATTACGCGCCGGCCTTGAGCCTTCTTTCAAAGACCTGTATGCACGGGACTAG
- a CDS encoding hypothetical protein (Evidence 4 : Unknown function but conserved in other organisms; MaGe:77311058) — MTPITIQNPDEILTLLADVALQGPGFSTECLLDYVLEEGFTEPIFLNATGEDATAFYKGQPNAWAVYQIREWKRVLTVSGGGRERRVQIRETP; from the coding sequence ATGACTCCGATTACGATTCAAAATCCCGATGAGATCCTGACTCTCTTAGCCGATGTCGCGTTGCAGGGGCCTGGCTTTTCGACGGAATGTCTGTTGGACTATGTGCTGGAAGAAGGGTTTACAGAACCCATTTTTCTCAACGCCACGGGTGAAGATGCGACAGCCTTTTACAAAGGTCAGCCGAATGCCTGGGCGGTCTATCAGATTCGTGAATGGAAGCGTGTGTTAACGGTTTCCGGCGGCGGACGCGAGCGCCGTGTTCAAATCAGGGAAACGCCCTAG
- a CDS encoding hypothetical protein (Evidence 4 : Unknown function but conserved in other organisms; MaGe:77311059) encodes MGMRYLTTAQDVGELGFIKSLCEANGIVCLFQDEHVSSLYPGVFDLCCQVMVDESQWERATTLISRLRLPIREVSPSS; translated from the coding sequence ATGGGTATGCGGTATCTGACGACAGCGCAGGATGTCGGAGAACTCGGGTTCATCAAGAGTCTGTGTGAGGCCAACGGGATTGTCTGTTTATTCCAAGATGAGCACGTGAGCAGCCTCTATCCGGGTGTTTTCGACTTGTGCTGTCAGGTGATGGTGGATGAATCCCAATGGGAGCGGGCGACGACACTGATCAGCCGGTTGCGGCTGCCGATTCGAGAAGTCTCGCCATCGTCCTAG
- a CDS encoding hypothetical protein (Evidence 4 : Unknown function but conserved in other organisms; MaGe:77311060) — protein sequence MRDLIQKAITTMEQTPSTPEQISVHQEEPSFIRRPLVRKIIYAGLILAFLMMVVVPLAVQLRDPDFQKHIEQHRVMAGMSKDQVLKAWGGPQTINTSFTKEGLRREEWIFEDWISTAEVKHRYLYFEEGLLIGGWYEGSGERKPTDLPVDSPHPKIPR from the coding sequence ATGCGCGATCTCATTCAGAAAGCAATTACGACTATGGAACAGACCCCTTCTACCCCCGAACAAATCTCCGTCCACCAGGAGGAGCCATCGTTTATTCGACGTCCCCTCGTCAGAAAAATTATCTATGCAGGACTGATTCTCGCGTTCCTGATGATGGTCGTCGTCCCTCTTGCCGTTCAGTTGAGAGATCCTGACTTTCAGAAACATATCGAGCAACACCGGGTGATGGCCGGCATGTCAAAAGACCAGGTCCTCAAAGCCTGGGGAGGACCGCAAACGATCAATACCTCCTTCACGAAAGAAGGCTTGCGTCGTGAGGAATGGATTTTCGAAGATTGGATCAGTACCGCCGAGGTGAAACACCGCTATCTCTATTTCGAGGAAGGCCTGCTGATCGGTGGGTGGTATGAAGGATCCGGAGAACGCAAGCCAACCGACTTGCCGGTGGATTCGCCCCATCCAAAGATTCCACGATAA
- a CDS encoding conserved membrane protein of unknown function (Evidence 4 : Unknown function but conserved in other organisms; MaGe:77311061), which translates to MTVIVGLQGMDEVTMKRTISLLGSMRPRLGWLMLVGLLLAGPLLLPLQAQTTTIYSYIDEQGNPRFSDSMENIPEKYREKVKTHEQATPQERPASALDSAKSVIAPFKQKATEWLQGFNVALPSTSPKATAVSSQPQPTNMHASQSKILNYAGAAAVVLLLMMYLSKSQLMRLLGLCLLVTLGVATPILLYVSDDGPMTAMKGKAAAVGQAQQDRLKQAAP; encoded by the coding sequence ATGACAGTTATAGTCGGACTACAGGGGATGGATGAGGTCACGATGAAACGAACTATCTCTCTACTCGGATCGATGCGGCCGAGGTTGGGCTGGCTCATGCTAGTCGGCTTGTTATTAGCAGGACCGTTGCTGCTGCCACTCCAGGCTCAGACGACGACGATTTATTCCTACATCGACGAACAAGGGAATCCACGGTTTAGCGATTCGATGGAAAATATTCCGGAGAAGTACCGGGAGAAAGTGAAGACGCATGAGCAGGCAACGCCTCAGGAGCGTCCTGCGTCAGCCTTGGATTCAGCGAAGTCCGTAATCGCGCCATTCAAGCAGAAAGCGACGGAGTGGTTGCAGGGCTTCAATGTGGCGCTTCCCTCCACGTCTCCCAAAGCTACGGCGGTGTCATCGCAACCGCAACCGACGAATATGCATGCATCGCAGTCCAAGATCTTGAACTATGCCGGCGCGGCGGCGGTTGTTCTGTTGCTTATGATGTATCTCAGCAAGAGCCAGCTGATGCGTCTGTTGGGGCTCTGTCTCCTCGTCACGCTCGGTGTGGCGACGCCAATACTTCTCTATGTTAGTGACGATGGGCCGATGACTGCGATGAAGGGAAAAGCGGCTGCAGTGGGACAGGCGCAGCAGGACCGCCTCAAGCAGGCGGCACCCTAG
- a CDS encoding conserved exported protein of unknown function (Evidence 4 : Unknown function but conserved in other organisms; MaGe:77311062) — protein sequence MPTRRAQHNPAWLFLLGFLLCVPHSLAAAPYFEDGFLGLTQKELHERLGMPQAVRDRKSALRVFTYYPITDWQKYFSKLVSPENGEDVYIFTRNGIDIRYSFAYVVDPNDMSETRPLFVRLVDIEFSPPVPIAQVPSLVPEFIPSRDSKAPAFRSNIWVLIFKGLPSDAARFLIKEKGKEQLDWTLTYQLFSLQGLPDRLTATATIDRMEISTQSLQLVTQRQRHTHEAIMNPYSPEFAERMAPSPTTQPKKIPVPHYAE from the coding sequence TTGCCGACTCGACGAGCTCAGCACAACCCCGCGTGGCTGTTCCTCTTGGGGTTTCTGCTCTGTGTTCCTCACAGCCTTGCAGCCGCGCCGTATTTTGAAGACGGCTTCCTCGGGCTTACACAAAAAGAGCTCCACGAGCGTCTAGGCATGCCTCAGGCCGTGCGCGACAGAAAGTCTGCCCTCCGGGTCTTCACCTACTACCCTATCACGGACTGGCAGAAATACTTCAGCAAGCTGGTCTCGCCGGAGAACGGCGAAGACGTCTATATCTTCACCCGGAACGGCATCGACATCCGGTATTCCTTCGCCTACGTCGTCGACCCCAACGATATGAGCGAGACCCGCCCCCTCTTTGTGCGGCTAGTGGATATTGAATTTTCACCGCCGGTTCCCATTGCCCAAGTCCCGTCGCTGGTGCCAGAATTTATCCCCTCCCGAGACTCCAAAGCCCCGGCATTCCGCTCCAATATCTGGGTGCTCATTTTTAAAGGGCTTCCATCGGACGCCGCGCGTTTCTTAATTAAGGAAAAGGGAAAGGAGCAGCTGGATTGGACGCTGACCTATCAGCTTTTTTCACTTCAGGGTTTGCCAGACCGCCTGACGGCAACCGCGACGATCGACCGGATGGAGATCAGCACCCAAAGCCTCCAGTTAGTGACGCAGCGTCAGCGTCACACCCACGAGGCCATCATGAATCCCTACTCGCCTGAATTCGCAGAACGGATGGCTCCTTCACCTACGACGCAACCTAAGAAAATTCCAGTGCCCCACTACGCTGAATAA